The following proteins are encoded in a genomic region of Oncorhynchus keta strain PuntledgeMale-10-30-2019 chromosome 35, Oket_V2, whole genome shotgun sequence:
- the LOC118368221 gene encoding BTB/POZ domain-containing protein 6-B-like isoform X3, whose protein sequence is MAAELYPATNNGTTVTGTDKKSNVQVTQSTTTATTPTTQQNINNNNVEPPSWQSSHPTLRERNALMFNNELMADIHFIVGPFGESKKVPAHKYVLAVGSSVFCAMFYGDLAEESSEIHIPDVEPAAFLILLKYMYSDAIDLEADTVLATLYAAKKYIVPALAKACVSFLETSLEAKNACVLLSQSRLFEEPELTRRCWEVIDAQAELALGSEGFCEIDLQTLEIILQRETLNTKEVVVFDAVMSWATAECKRQGLGETTRNKRSVLGKALYLVRIPTMTLEEFADGAAQSDILTLEETHDVFLWYTAATKPKLDFPLAQRQGLAPQKCHRFQSSAYRSNQWRYRGRCDSIQFAVDKRIFIAGLGLYGSSGGKAEYSVKIELKRQRVTLAQNLTKFVSDGSSSTFSVWFENPVQVEQDVFYTVSAVLDGNELSYFGQEGMTEVQCGKVTFQFQCSSDSTNGTGVQGGQIPELVFYA, encoded by the exons ATGGCTGCAGAACTGTACCCTGCGACCAACAACGGTACTACGGTGACCGGCACTGACAAGAAAAGCAATGTGCAGGTCACCCAGTCAACAACCACTGCAACAACACCAACCACCCAGcaaaacataaacaacaacaacgtcGAACCTCCAAGCTGGCAGTCCTCGCACCCCACGCTACGGGAGAG GAACGCCTTGATGTTCAACAATGAACTCATGGCCGATATCCATTTCATTGTTGGTCCCTTCGGTGAATCTAAGAAAGTGCCAGCGCACAAG TATGTGCTGGCAGTGGGTAGCTCGGTCTTCTGTGCCATGTTTTACGGGGATCTTGCAGAGGAATCGTCCGAAATCCATATCCCAGATGTAGAACCTGCTGCTTTTCTAATTCTGCTGAA GTACATGTACAGTGATGCAATAGACCTGGAGGCTGACACCGTGCTGGCCACCCTGTACGCTGCCAAGAAGTACATTGTACCCGCCCTGGCCAAGGCCTGCGTCAGCTTCCTGGAGACTAGCCTGGAGGCCAAGAACGCCTGTGTGCTGCTGTCCCAGAGCCGTCTGTTTGAGGAGCCTGAGCTGACACGGCGCTGCTGGGAGGTGATTGATGCGCAGGCAGAGCTGGCCCTGGGCTCAGAGGGCTTCTGTGAGATTGACCTGCAGACCCTGGAGATCATTCTGCAGAGAGAGACCCTCAACACCAAGGAGGTGGTGGTCTTTGATGCTGTCATGAGTTGGGCCACAGCAGAGTGTAAGAGGCAAGGATTGGGAGAAACCACCCGCAACAAGAGATCTGTCCTGGGTAAGGCACTCTACCTGGTGCGCATCCCCACTATGACCCTGGAAGAGTTTGCTGATGGGGCAGCCCAATCAGACATCCTGACACTGGAGGAGACGCATGACGTCTTCCTGTGGTACACAGCGGCCACCAAGCCCAAATTGGACTTCCCACTGGCACAGAGGCAGGGCCTGGCACCCCAGAAGTGCCACCGCTTCCAGTCGTCAGCCTACCGGAGCAACCAGTGGCGCTACAGGGGCCGCTGTGACAGCATCCAGTTCGCAGTGGACAAGCGGATCTTTATTGCTGGACTGGGCCTGTACGGGTCAAGTGGTGGGAAGGCAGAGTACAGTGTCAAGATTGAACTGAAGCGTCAACGGGTGACCCTAGCACAGAACCTGACCAAGTTTGTATCGGACGGATCAAGCAGTACATTTTCTGTATGGTTTGAAAACCCGGTTCAGGTGGAGCAGGATGTCTTCTATACGGTGAGTGCCGTGCTGGACGGGAATGAGCTGAGCTATTTCGGCCAGGAGGGCATGACAGAGGTACAGTGTGGAAAAGTGACATTTCAGTTCCAGTGCTCCTCGGACAGTACCAACGGGACTGGGGTGCAGGGAGGACAGATCCCAGAGCTGGTATTCTATGCATAA
- the LOC118368221 gene encoding BTB/POZ domain-containing protein 6-B-like isoform X2: MFLLQLIRETLKKSKTTGKHTSRLPVCYEILTLSLKKKMAAELYPATNNGTTVTGTDKKSNVQVTQSTTTATTPTTQQNINNNNVEPPSWQSSHPTLRERNALMFNNELMADIHFIVGPFGESKKVPAHKYVLAVGSSVFCAMFYGDLAEESSEIHIPDVEPAAFLILLKYMYSDAIDLEADTVLATLYAAKKYIVPALAKACVSFLETSLEAKNACVLLSQSRLFEEPELTRRCWEVIDAQAELALGSEGFCEIDLQTLEIILQRETLNTKEVVVFDAVMSWATAECKRQGLGETTRNKRSVLGKALYLVRIPTMTLEEFADGAAQSDILTLEETHDVFLWYTAATKPKLDFPLAQRQGLAPQKCHRFQSSAYRSNQWRYRGRCDSIQFAVDKRIFIAGLGLYGSSGGKAEYSVKIELKRQRVTLAQNLTKFVSDGSSSTFSVWFENPVQVEQDVFYTVSAVLDGNELSYFGQEGMTEVQCGKVTFQFQCSSDSTNGTGVQGGQIPELVFYA, encoded by the exons ATGTTTCTCTTACAATTGATTCGGG AAACACTGAAAAAGTCTAAAACGACTGGGAAACACACAAGCAGGTTACCAGTATGCTATGAGATTCTAACCCTGTCCTTGAAGAAGAAGATGGCTGCAGAACTGTACCCTGCGACCAACAACGGTACTACGGTGACCGGCACTGACAAGAAAAGCAATGTGCAGGTCACCCAGTCAACAACCACTGCAACAACACCAACCACCCAGcaaaacataaacaacaacaacgtcGAACCTCCAAGCTGGCAGTCCTCGCACCCCACGCTACGGGAGAG GAACGCCTTGATGTTCAACAATGAACTCATGGCCGATATCCATTTCATTGTTGGTCCCTTCGGTGAATCTAAGAAAGTGCCAGCGCACAAG TATGTGCTGGCAGTGGGTAGCTCGGTCTTCTGTGCCATGTTTTACGGGGATCTTGCAGAGGAATCGTCCGAAATCCATATCCCAGATGTAGAACCTGCTGCTTTTCTAATTCTGCTGAA GTACATGTACAGTGATGCAATAGACCTGGAGGCTGACACCGTGCTGGCCACCCTGTACGCTGCCAAGAAGTACATTGTACCCGCCCTGGCCAAGGCCTGCGTCAGCTTCCTGGAGACTAGCCTGGAGGCCAAGAACGCCTGTGTGCTGCTGTCCCAGAGCCGTCTGTTTGAGGAGCCTGAGCTGACACGGCGCTGCTGGGAGGTGATTGATGCGCAGGCAGAGCTGGCCCTGGGCTCAGAGGGCTTCTGTGAGATTGACCTGCAGACCCTGGAGATCATTCTGCAGAGAGAGACCCTCAACACCAAGGAGGTGGTGGTCTTTGATGCTGTCATGAGTTGGGCCACAGCAGAGTGTAAGAGGCAAGGATTGGGAGAAACCACCCGCAACAAGAGATCTGTCCTGGGTAAGGCACTCTACCTGGTGCGCATCCCCACTATGACCCTGGAAGAGTTTGCTGATGGGGCAGCCCAATCAGACATCCTGACACTGGAGGAGACGCATGACGTCTTCCTGTGGTACACAGCGGCCACCAAGCCCAAATTGGACTTCCCACTGGCACAGAGGCAGGGCCTGGCACCCCAGAAGTGCCACCGCTTCCAGTCGTCAGCCTACCGGAGCAACCAGTGGCGCTACAGGGGCCGCTGTGACAGCATCCAGTTCGCAGTGGACAAGCGGATCTTTATTGCTGGACTGGGCCTGTACGGGTCAAGTGGTGGGAAGGCAGAGTACAGTGTCAAGATTGAACTGAAGCGTCAACGGGTGACCCTAGCACAGAACCTGACCAAGTTTGTATCGGACGGATCAAGCAGTACATTTTCTGTATGGTTTGAAAACCCGGTTCAGGTGGAGCAGGATGTCTTCTATACGGTGAGTGCCGTGCTGGACGGGAATGAGCTGAGCTATTTCGGCCAGGAGGGCATGACAGAGGTACAGTGTGGAAAAGTGACATTTCAGTTCCAGTGCTCCTCGGACAGTACCAACGGGACTGGGGTGCAGGGAGGACAGATCCCAGAGCTGGTATTCTATGCATAA
- the LOC118368221 gene encoding BTB/POZ domain-containing protein 6-B-like isoform X1, whose amino-acid sequence MPTADCRLLHHGRIMKCLTFLLLLPETLKKSKTTGKHTSRLPVCYEILTLSLKKKMAAELYPATNNGTTVTGTDKKSNVQVTQSTTTATTPTTQQNINNNNVEPPSWQSSHPTLRERNALMFNNELMADIHFIVGPFGESKKVPAHKYVLAVGSSVFCAMFYGDLAEESSEIHIPDVEPAAFLILLKYMYSDAIDLEADTVLATLYAAKKYIVPALAKACVSFLETSLEAKNACVLLSQSRLFEEPELTRRCWEVIDAQAELALGSEGFCEIDLQTLEIILQRETLNTKEVVVFDAVMSWATAECKRQGLGETTRNKRSVLGKALYLVRIPTMTLEEFADGAAQSDILTLEETHDVFLWYTAATKPKLDFPLAQRQGLAPQKCHRFQSSAYRSNQWRYRGRCDSIQFAVDKRIFIAGLGLYGSSGGKAEYSVKIELKRQRVTLAQNLTKFVSDGSSSTFSVWFENPVQVEQDVFYTVSAVLDGNELSYFGQEGMTEVQCGKVTFQFQCSSDSTNGTGVQGGQIPELVFYA is encoded by the exons ATGCCAACGGCAGATTGCAGGTTGCTCCATCATGGTCGGATCATGAAGTGTCTGACTTTTTTACTCTTACTTCCAGAAACACTGAAAAAGTCTAAAACGACTGGGAAACACACAAGCAGGTTACCAGTATGCTATGAGATTCTAACCCTGTCCTTGAAGAAGAAGATGGCTGCAGAACTGTACCCTGCGACCAACAACGGTACTACGGTGACCGGCACTGACAAGAAAAGCAATGTGCAGGTCACCCAGTCAACAACCACTGCAACAACACCAACCACCCAGcaaaacataaacaacaacaacgtcGAACCTCCAAGCTGGCAGTCCTCGCACCCCACGCTACGGGAGAG GAACGCCTTGATGTTCAACAATGAACTCATGGCCGATATCCATTTCATTGTTGGTCCCTTCGGTGAATCTAAGAAAGTGCCAGCGCACAAG TATGTGCTGGCAGTGGGTAGCTCGGTCTTCTGTGCCATGTTTTACGGGGATCTTGCAGAGGAATCGTCCGAAATCCATATCCCAGATGTAGAACCTGCTGCTTTTCTAATTCTGCTGAA GTACATGTACAGTGATGCAATAGACCTGGAGGCTGACACCGTGCTGGCCACCCTGTACGCTGCCAAGAAGTACATTGTACCCGCCCTGGCCAAGGCCTGCGTCAGCTTCCTGGAGACTAGCCTGGAGGCCAAGAACGCCTGTGTGCTGCTGTCCCAGAGCCGTCTGTTTGAGGAGCCTGAGCTGACACGGCGCTGCTGGGAGGTGATTGATGCGCAGGCAGAGCTGGCCCTGGGCTCAGAGGGCTTCTGTGAGATTGACCTGCAGACCCTGGAGATCATTCTGCAGAGAGAGACCCTCAACACCAAGGAGGTGGTGGTCTTTGATGCTGTCATGAGTTGGGCCACAGCAGAGTGTAAGAGGCAAGGATTGGGAGAAACCACCCGCAACAAGAGATCTGTCCTGGGTAAGGCACTCTACCTGGTGCGCATCCCCACTATGACCCTGGAAGAGTTTGCTGATGGGGCAGCCCAATCAGACATCCTGACACTGGAGGAGACGCATGACGTCTTCCTGTGGTACACAGCGGCCACCAAGCCCAAATTGGACTTCCCACTGGCACAGAGGCAGGGCCTGGCACCCCAGAAGTGCCACCGCTTCCAGTCGTCAGCCTACCGGAGCAACCAGTGGCGCTACAGGGGCCGCTGTGACAGCATCCAGTTCGCAGTGGACAAGCGGATCTTTATTGCTGGACTGGGCCTGTACGGGTCAAGTGGTGGGAAGGCAGAGTACAGTGTCAAGATTGAACTGAAGCGTCAACGGGTGACCCTAGCACAGAACCTGACCAAGTTTGTATCGGACGGATCAAGCAGTACATTTTCTGTATGGTTTGAAAACCCGGTTCAGGTGGAGCAGGATGTCTTCTATACGGTGAGTGCCGTGCTGGACGGGAATGAGCTGAGCTATTTCGGCCAGGAGGGCATGACAGAGGTACAGTGTGGAAAAGTGACATTTCAGTTCCAGTGCTCCTCGGACAGTACCAACGGGACTGGGGTGCAGGGAGGACAGATCCCAGAGCTGGTATTCTATGCATAA